From the genome of Eriocheir sinensis breed Jianghai 21 chromosome 47, ASM2467909v1, whole genome shotgun sequence, one region includes:
- the LOC126981356 gene encoding bone morphogenetic protein 2-like has product MMLSSWCWRVAAVLVWVAAVAAMWDTSKHSTNSGDNSVVQKLESSLLASFGLKRRPSAKTDVVVPPYMLELFRRQQEGQIEAEMAPTTEALSSTLTSEAYNTARSFTHEESEADGQYPTHKMRLRFNLSKLPKEEILQSAELRLSYVRHPSAPDHGPEDKDLNTKLRGREQRRWTSGAAPYLKRVKVYDVLRRATRNSEPALRMLDTEIIDARRSGVRSLDVSDAVRRWIALPNRNYGLLVEVVPFNKTTSLDASHVRLRRFAEEERWSEQQPLLVVYASDGKAKLRTKRAAGNKHKKIRETCRRHRLHVDFRQVGWDDWIVAPSGYDAYFCKGECHFPLHDSLNTTNHAVVQTLVNSRYPDRVPRACCVPTELSPISMLYVDDDKNFVLKNHQDMVVEGCGCR; this is encoded by the exons ATGATGCTATCGTCGTGGTGCTGGcgggtggcggcggtgttggtgtgggtggcagcgGTGGCGGCGATGTGGGACACAAGCAAACACTCAACCAACTCGGGCGACAATTCTGTCGTTCAAAAGCTGGAGAGCTCCCTCCTCGCGTCCTTTGGCCTCAAGCGGCGGCCTAGTGCAAAAACGGACGTGGTGGTGCCACCCTATATGCTGGAGCTTTTCCGTCGACAACAGGAAGGTCAGATCGAGGCTGAAATGGCCCCGACCACCGAGGCTCTCAGCTCTACTCTGACCTCTGAAGCCTACAACACCGCTAGAAGCTTTACCCATGAAG AGAGCGAGGCGGACGGACAGTACCCGACACACAAGATGCGTCTGCGCTTCAATCTCTCCAAGCTGCCCAAAGAAGAGATCCTTCAATCGGCGGAGCTGAGACTTTCGTACGTGAGGCACCCCTCTGCTCCAGATCACGGACCAGAGGACAAAGACCTCAACACTAAGTTGCGGGGACGTGAACAGCGGCGGTGGACTTCCGGAGCTGCACCTTACCTAAAGCGTGTCAAGGTGTACGACGTGTTGCGCCGAGCCACCCGAAACTCCGAGCCAGCGCTGCGCATGTTAGACACAGAAATCATTGATGCTCGCCGTTCAGGAGTTCGGAGTCTGGATGTCTCTGACGCTGTTCGTCGGTGGATAGCTTTGCCTAACAGGAACTACGGTTTGCTTGTAGAAGTCGTACCCTTTAACAAGACCACGTCACTGGACGCATCACATGTACGGCTCAGAAGGTTTGCAGAAGAAGAGAGGTGGTCAGAACAGCAGCCCCTGCTTGTCGTTTACGCTAGTGATGGAAAAGCAAAACTACGAACCAAAAGAGCAGCGGGAAACAAGcataaaaagataagagagacTTGTCGTAGACATCGTCTTCATGTTGATTTCCGGCAAGTAGGTTGGGATGACTGGATTGTAGCTCCGTCGGGCTACGATGCCTACTTCTGCAAAGGAGAGTGCCACTTTCCGCTTCATGACTCCCTGAACACAACTAATCATGCTGTGGTGCAAACCTTAGTTAATTCACGTTATCCAGATCGAGTGCCCAGGGCATGTTGTGTCCCTACAGAACTTTCTCCCATATCAATGCTCTACGTGGACGACGACAAAAATTTCGTACTGAAGAACCACCAAGACATGGTAGTGGAAGGCTGCGGGTGTCGGTGA